Proteins encoded in a region of the Natator depressus isolate rNatDep1 chromosome 23, rNatDep2.hap1, whole genome shotgun sequence genome:
- the LOC141976653 gene encoding olfactory receptor 1J1-like produces the protein MDYANWTSVSEFVLLGLSERRDLKPLIFAGLLTTYLVNLAGNSLLLGAVWADPQLRSPMYFLLSQLAVLDMSFASITLPQALVHALTQHRAIPFASCMAQLFLFMAVGNMEGYLLAAMAYDRYVAICNPLRYAAVVTRPLCLKMAAASWAVVIPHSLLHTIMATQLRYCSHYLQHFFCDLPPLLHLSCTRPFSNELAAFTEGVLVVLAPFIFILASYACIGVTVGRLRSAHGLRKALSTCSSHLTVVTLFYGSVAWIYFRPASSYVQERDQQVAIVYTAVAPALNPLIYSLRNKDVAAALRRARRKVLARGT, from the coding sequence ATGGACTATGCCAACTGGACATCTGTCTCTGAGTTCGTGCTCCTGGGTCTGTCCGAACGCCGGGACCTGAAGCCGCTGATCTTCGCAGGGCTCCTGACCACATACCTGGTGAACCTAGCTGGCAACTCTCTGCTGCTTGGGGCAGTGTGGGCTGACCCCCAGCTCCGCAGCCCCATGTACTTCCTCCTCAGCCAGCTGGCTGTGCTGGACATGAGCTTCGCCTCCATcaccctgccccaggccctggtgCATGCCCTGACCCAGCATCGGGCCATCCCCTTTGCCAGCTGCATGGCCCAGCTCTTCCTCTTCATGGCTGTGGGCAACATGGAGGGCTACCTGCTGGCTGCCATGGCCTATGACCGCTATGTGGCCATCTGCAACCCACTGCGCTATGCTGCCGTGGTGACGCGGCCTCTGTGCCTCAAGATGGCTGCCGCCTCCTGGGCCGTGGTgatcccccactccctgctgcacaCCATCATGGCCACCCAGCTGCGCTACTGCAGCCACTACCTGCAACACTTCTTCTGCGACCTGCCACCCCTGCTGCACCTTTCCTGCACCCGGCCCTTCTCCAATGAGTTGGCAGCCTTCACCGAAGGTGTCCTGGTGGTGCTGGCCCCTTTCATCTTCATTCTGGCCTCCTATGCCTGCATAGGGGTCACTGTGGGCCGCCTGCGCTCTGCCCACGGCCTGCGCAAGGCCCtctccacctgcagctcccacctgaCCGTGGTGACGCTCTTTTATGGCTCTGTGGCCTGGATATACTTCCGGCCAGCATCCAGCTATGTCCAGGAGCGTGACCAGCAGGTGGCCATCGTCTACACAGCGGTGGcacctgccctgaaccccctcatctacagcctgaggaacaaggacgTGGCTGCAGCCCTGAGGAGGGCAAGGAGGAAGGTACTGGCTCGGGGCACGTGA